One genomic segment of Pseudomonas chlororaphis subsp. aurantiaca includes these proteins:
- a CDS encoding 5-formyltetrahydrofolate cyclo-ligase — protein sequence MTEPAPLSRPQLRRILRKARRALTASEQRQASRGLYRQLAQHPLFRRARHISLYLPMDGEIDPRPLLLAAQRRGKATYLPVLSAWPQTKMVFQRVCPGEKLRPNRFRIPEPRRSLARQRKVWALDLVLLPLVGFDEAGGRLGMGGGFYDRSLAYLARRKSWRKPTLLGLAHECQKVAKLDQASWDVPLHGTVTDKKWYFAK from the coding sequence ATGACCGAACCGGCGCCGCTTTCCCGCCCGCAACTTCGACGCATACTGCGCAAAGCCCGCCGCGCCCTCACCGCCAGCGAACAACGCCAAGCCTCTCGTGGGCTGTATCGGCAACTGGCGCAGCATCCGCTGTTCCGCCGCGCCAGGCACATCTCCCTTTACCTGCCCATGGACGGTGAAATCGATCCGCGCCCGCTGCTGCTGGCCGCGCAACGCCGGGGCAAGGCGACCTATCTGCCGGTGCTCAGTGCCTGGCCTCAGACCAAGATGGTGTTTCAGCGCGTTTGCCCCGGGGAAAAACTGCGCCCCAACCGCTTCCGCATTCCCGAGCCACGGAGAAGCCTGGCCCGGCAACGCAAGGTCTGGGCGCTGGACCTGGTGCTGTTGCCGCTGGTCGGCTTCGATGAGGCGGGTGGACGCCTGGGAATGGGCGGTGGTTTCTATGATCGCAGCCTGGCCTATCTGGCCCGGCGCAAAAGCTGGCGCAAACCGACGCTGCTGGGGCTGGCCCATGAATGTCAGAAAGTCGCGAAACTGGATCAGGCGAGCTGGGATGTACCGCTGCACGGAACGGTGACGGACAAGAAATGGTATTTCGCGAAATAG
- a CDS encoding EVE domain-containing protein, which yields MAYWLLKSEPEELSIEGLALKKQARWDGVRNYQARNFLRNMAVGDQFFFYHSSCPEPGIAGIGRIIEAAYPDPTALEPENSHFDPKASAEKNAWSAVDVAHVETFPKVLRLDYLKQQTALAELPLVQKGSRLSVMPVTAEQWAAVLALR from the coding sequence ATGGCCTATTGGCTGCTGAAATCCGAACCGGAAGAACTCTCGATCGAGGGCCTGGCGCTCAAGAAACAGGCACGTTGGGACGGCGTGCGCAACTACCAGGCACGAAACTTCCTGCGCAACATGGCGGTGGGTGACCAGTTCTTCTTTTATCACTCCAGCTGCCCTGAACCGGGTATTGCCGGGATTGGCCGGATCATCGAGGCCGCTTACCCGGATCCGACCGCCCTGGAACCGGAAAACTCACACTTCGATCCCAAGGCCAGCGCCGAGAAAAACGCCTGGAGCGCCGTCGACGTCGCCCATGTCGAAACCTTCCCCAAGGTACTGCGCCTGGATTATCTGAAGCAGCAAACCGCCCTCGCCGAGCTGCCCCTGGTGCAGAAAGGCAGCCGGCTGTCCGTGATGCCGGTGACCGCCGAACAGTGGGCGGCGGTGCTCGCATTGCGCTGA
- a CDS encoding HlyD family secretion protein, whose translation MPTNQRSSRLFAFALLALLLIAGGFGYWKSTLDRLPEGLSMGNGRLEATEVQIASKTPGRLAEVLVDEGDNVFKDQLLARMDTRTLEAQRAQAEADVVRTRENLAAAEANVQLRQSELLLANQELKRSRELFKRGFASQQIIDQQQARLNTGNAAVQAAQAQVAAVRAAIGSAKALVAQLTSEIDDSSLRAPIDGIIQLRLAEPGEVLGAGGRVLLLIDPSDQYMNLYLSASVTGRLAVGSEARILLDALPDQPLPAKISFVAAKSQFTPKEVETRDERQKLVFRVKLRLTQPSAVPQAKPGMPGAGYVRTATVDWPANLQ comes from the coding sequence ATGCCGACAAATCAACGCTCCTCCCGTCTTTTTGCCTTCGCCTTGCTGGCATTGCTGCTGATCGCGGGCGGTTTTGGTTATTGGAAATCCACCCTGGACCGCCTGCCCGAAGGCTTGAGCATGGGCAACGGCCGGCTTGAAGCCACCGAAGTGCAGATCGCCAGCAAGACGCCCGGACGCCTGGCCGAAGTGCTGGTCGACGAAGGCGACAACGTATTCAAGGACCAGTTGCTGGCCCGCATGGACACCCGCACCCTGGAAGCCCAGCGCGCCCAGGCCGAGGCCGACGTGGTGCGCACCCGGGAAAACCTCGCGGCGGCCGAAGCCAACGTGCAGCTGCGCCAGAGCGAACTGCTACTGGCCAACCAGGAACTCAAGCGCTCCCGGGAACTGTTCAAGCGTGGTTTCGCCAGCCAGCAGATCATCGACCAGCAGCAGGCGCGCCTGAACACCGGCAATGCCGCCGTCCAGGCGGCCCAGGCCCAGGTCGCCGCAGTGCGCGCCGCCATTGGCTCGGCCAAGGCGCTGGTCGCCCAACTGACCAGCGAAATCGACGACAGCAGCCTGCGCGCGCCCATCGACGGCATCATCCAGTTGCGCCTGGCCGAACCGGGCGAGGTGCTGGGCGCCGGCGGCCGGGTGTTGCTGCTGATCGACCCGAGCGACCAGTACATGAACCTCTACCTGTCCGCTTCGGTGACCGGCCGCCTGGCCGTCGGCAGCGAGGCGCGGATCCTCCTCGACGCCCTGCCTGATCAGCCACTGCCGGCGAAAATCAGCTTTGTCGCGGCCAAGTCCCAATTCACCCCCAAGGAAGTGGAAACCCGCGATGAGCGCCAAAAACTGGTGTTCCGCGTCAAGCTGCGGCTGACCCAACCCAGCGCCGTACCCCAGGCCAAGCCGGGCATGCCCGGCGCCGGCTACGTGCGCACCGCGACCGTGGACTGGCCGGCCAACCTGCAATGA